Sequence from the Nitrosopumilus maritimus SCM1 genome:
GATATTGTTTCATGTTACAAGCACCTAAGAGTCTGGACAACCGTCAGTGTCATTGTCACCGTCATAGTCCTCTGGTTCAAGTGGGCAGAGATCATGTTCATTGATGATATCATCTAAATCAGCATCGTGTTTGTATCTTGATTGTTCTGGAGCAATATCAGGGCAACCATCAGCATCGTTGTATTTGTTCCAAGATTCTTTAAGATTTGGACACAAATCAACATTATCATTAATTCCATCGCCATCACTATCAATTACAACATTTCCAATTGGAAGAGTATCTGGACATCCGTCATAGTCAACATAATTATTCCAGGTTTCATTTTGAGTTGGGCACATATCCATTACATCAGGTACACCATCACCATCGGTATCTGGTTGGACATTATCAACATCAGGGCAACCATCTTCATCTTGGAAGCCGTTGTAATTTTCTGCAACTAGTGGACAATCATCATCAACATCAAGAATTCCATCATTGTCTGAATCAACTACAAATGATTCAGATATTGTATCTGGACATCCGTCATCGTCTTGGAATTTATTCCAAGTTTCTTTTGCAGTTGGACATGCATCAATTGCATCAGGAATACCATCTTGATCTCTGTCATAACCTAGGATGTAATCATCAGGACAGCCATCAAGATCAAGAATTCCATTATAGGTTTCTGGTTGATTTGGGCAATGATCATTGTAATCATTTATTCCATCATTATCTGAATCTGGAGAACCTTTGTTATCTGCAACAGAATCAGGACAACCATCCAAGTCTTGGAATCTGTTGTAAGTTTCTGGAACAAGAGGACATTGATCTTCCAAGTCAACTATTCCATCAAAGTCTGAATCCATGCTAGTAAGGAAGTCAGGATAGTCAGGACAGCCATCTTCATCTTGGAATCCATTGTATCTTTCTCTATCTAGTGGACATTCATCTACAGAGTCTAAAATACCATCAAAGTCTGAATCTCCTTCACCAGGAGTATCTGGACATCCGTCATCGTCGTTGTATCTATTCCATGTTTCAGGTTCTGATGGACATTGATCTAAACTATCTCTAATTCCATCACCATCTGAATCCATAACAGATTCATCTGGACATCCATCTTTATCTTGATATCCGTTGAATGTTTCAGGTCTTAGTGGACATTGATCATTCAAGTCAGAAATTCCATCACCATCAAAGTCCAATGCTGAAAGTCCAGACACAGAATCAGGACAACCATCAGAATCTTGGAACTTGTTGTAAGTTTCTTTTGCAGTAGGACACTGATCTAATCCATCAATAATACCATCTCTATCACGGTCACCAGTACCATAAGAGTCAGGACAACCATCTCGGTCTTGGAATCCATTATGAATTTCTGGTTGATTTGGGCACAAGTCTCGGTTGTCAATTATGCCATCACCATCTGAATCAATTGCACCTCTGTTGTCTGCAACAAAGTCTGGACAGCCATCAAGGTCTTGGAATTTATTGTAAGTTTCTTTCACAGTAGGACATTGATCAATACTATTTGGAATTCCATCCATGTCTGAATCACTATCACTTGTATAAGGTGGAATATCTGGGCAACCGTCATCATCTTGGAATCCATTGTATCTTTCAGGTTCTAGTGGACATGCATCATCAGTATCCATTATTCTATCACCATCTGCATCATTTAAAGAACCAATAAAGGATGGAATAGAATCTGGGCAACCGTCATAATCAGCAAAGCGATTAAAAGTTTCAGGATCAGTAGGACAAATATCAAATTGATTTGCAATTCCATCACCATCAGTATCAATGAAATCAGAATCTAATGTAACATCTGGACAACCGTCAGTGTCTAAATAATCATTATACACTTCAGGTTCTGTTGGACACAAATCTAGTGAATCTTTTATGCCATCATTATCGGTATCAATAAAAGCTAAATCATTTTGTGCATCAGGGCAACCATCTGCATCTTGGAATCTATTGTAAGTTTCTGGACTTAGTGGACATGCATCAATTGCATCAGGAACTCCATCTCTATCACGGTCACCAGAACCAAAGTCATCTGGACAACCATCTCTATCTAAAATGCCATTGAATGTTTCTGGTTGATTAGGACATTTATCTACAGTATCTACAAATCCATCACCGTCAGAGTCAGGCAATCCACCAGGTCCTCCTTGAGGAGAAATATCTGGACAACCATCTTCATCTTGGAATTTATTGTATTTTTCTCTAAGATTTGGACATTGATCAATATGATCTTCTATTCCATCATAATCTTCATCATACCATGGAACAAAATTTGATGGACAACCATCTATGGCACCTTCATTATCTTCACGTAAATTAGGACATGCATCAACAGTATCATCAACACCGTCATTATCTAAGTCAGTTGCTGCAAATGCAGGATTCATAGGCATACTAGTTAGAGTCGTTAACAGTAACAATAGGAATGGTAAAGTGTGTATTTTCTTCAATGCCTAAAATATTCCTGAGGATCCAGTTATTAAACCTCACTCTAAATTCGACCAAAAATATCAATGGTTTTGGGAAAATTTCAATCCTTTACAAAAAAACTCGATCAATTTAAGTAAACCAAAACAAGATCTGGACTTATGAGTTGTTCTGGAGAGGTAGTTGAAGAAGAGCAACTAATTCAGATCAAGCCTGCAATTTCTGAGCAATTAAAAAAAGCAAAGTATGGGGTTTCAGATCATTCTACTGTAGAACTATGTCATTGGACAAAAAAATCATTCAAGCATGAAGGTAGTTGCTATAAACACAAGTTTTATGGAATTTCAACTCACAGGTGTATGGAATTTTCGCCAGCTGGGATGCATTGTGAAAATCGTTGTGTGTATTGTTGGAGACCAATGGAGTTTTATGATTCATTAGAAATGAAACCAGAACAAGTTGCCGAACCTGAAGAAATTTTAACTAAACTGATGGCTGAAAGAAAAAAATTGATCAATGGGTATTATGGTGATTCAAGAAATGATAAACAAAGATTAGATGAGTCATTACTTCCTAGTCACTATGCAATTTCACTTTCAGGTGAACCAACAATGTATCCAAAATTACCAGAGTTGATAAAGTATCTAAATTCACTTGAAGCAACAAAATCAATTTTTCTTGTTACAAATGGTCAGGAACCAGATATGATTCAAAAACTACAAGACGAAGATGCACTTCCAACACAATTGTATTTATCAACTAATGCAGCAGACTATGAATCATTTTTGAAAATTAACAAACCAAAATATGATGACTCATGGGAAAGATGGAATAGAACACTTGGGATGTTAAAGCATCTCAACACACGAACGGTTCTACGAATAACCTTGATTAG
This genomic interval carries:
- the twy1 gene encoding 4-demethylwyosine synthase TYW1; this encodes MSCSGEVVEEEQLIQIKPAISEQLKKAKYGVSDHSTVELCHWTKKSFKHEGSCYKHKFYGISTHRCMEFSPAGMHCENRCVYCWRPMEFYDSLEMKPEQVAEPEEILTKLMAERKKLINGYYGDSRNDKQRLDESLLPSHYAISLSGEPTMYPKLPELIKYLNSLEATKSIFLVTNGQEPDMIQKLQDEDALPTQLYLSTNAADYESFLKINKPKYDDSWERWNRTLGMLKHLNTRTVLRITLIRNYNDQKSMIPAFAKMFKEASPHFIEIKSYMHIGRSTNRLEHSNMLEMEEVKRFSEQIAKQSQIFSVMDESFVSRISILQNNERFIDRWIPAYVNTN
- a CDS encoding thrombospondin type 3 repeat-containing protein, producing MPMNPAFAATDLDNDGVDDTVDACPNLREDNEGAIDGCPSNFVPWYDEDYDGIEDHIDQCPNLREKYNKFQDEDGCPDISPQGGPGGLPDSDGDGFVDTVDKCPNQPETFNGILDRDGCPDDFGSGDRDRDGVPDAIDACPLSPETYNRFQDADGCPDAQNDLAFIDTDNDGIKDSLDLCPTEPEVYNDYLDTDGCPDVTLDSDFIDTDGDGIANQFDICPTDPETFNRFADYDGCPDSIPSFIGSLNDADGDRIMDTDDACPLEPERYNGFQDDDGCPDIPPYTSDSDSDMDGIPNSIDQCPTVKETYNKFQDLDGCPDFVADNRGAIDSDGDGIIDNRDLCPNQPEIHNGFQDRDGCPDSYGTGDRDRDGIIDGLDQCPTAKETYNKFQDSDGCPDSVSGLSALDFDGDGISDLNDQCPLRPETFNGYQDKDGCPDESVMDSDGDGIRDSLDQCPSEPETWNRYNDDDGCPDTPGEGDSDFDGILDSVDECPLDRERYNGFQDEDGCPDYPDFLTSMDSDFDGIVDLEDQCPLVPETYNRFQDLDGCPDSVADNKGSPDSDNDGINDYNDHCPNQPETYNGILDLDGCPDDYILGYDRDQDGIPDAIDACPTAKETWNKFQDDDGCPDTISESFVVDSDNDGILDVDDDCPLVAENYNGFQDEDGCPDVDNVQPDTDGDGVPDVMDMCPTQNETWNNYVDYDGCPDTLPIGNVVIDSDGDGINDNVDLCPNLKESWNKYNDADGCPDIAPEQSRYKHDADLDDIINEHDLCPLEPEDYDGDNDTDGCPDS